cctgtatgagtttctttcttctgttgaacacaaaataaaataagatattttgaaaaagccAACTAATAGCTAACTAATAGCCAACTGTTTGGTTATacaaattcttcaaaataccttattttattttgtcttcagcagaaaaaagaaatgaattcaggtttggaacaatatgagagtgagtaaaaataatgatgacagaattttcattttgggtgaactatccctttaaggaaaaTGCGcaacactttatattttactaccaaattatatgtattatataattaatttaacttgCAGTGTTATGTTTTCCTTGACATCACGATTTCGTGGCATGTGAGGTTCCAAACATAATGCATGAAGCGGTATTAAAGGTAGTGTGGGTTTAGTGTGTGCACTAAGGGCACTGCACTTGGGCATTTTTAAGCATGGAACAGTCTTGCGCACTTACTCCTTGTCGCGTGCGCGAGCTCTCAAGTAGCCaagaccacaagtgtgggtatttggacaagGCCTTTGAATGACGCGCGGAGGGGTCATTGTAAGTGAAGTCTACCTGGGGCTTTAGGCTTGTTTCTTTAAGTCCAGCACGCATCTAAAATATAGACACACATCCTATTTTCTCTCAACTGATTACTTTCACTTTAGACATTAACAACtctgtttatttaaattttgtgtgtatttgacagtaacTATTAGTGCAGATGCAAAATATAAAGTCCACTAATCAGAGTGTGCACGCGTGCTTCTGGTTAAGAACAGCAcgcaaattaaatgtttaaccGGCAATGCTTTAAAGCACATGCACATAATGAACTTTTGTGAATGCGATCCAATGTCCTGTAAGTGAGGGTAACATGTGATGCAAATGTACGTCAAATTTTACAGTATTGAAACGGATGCACCAGAAATGCAACTGATAGATTGCgcacatagactgtaaaaaaagatggatgacgcgacgccgcttccttccattgtattgaactgaagccaaaaaaaaaaaaaagtttggagcctgggcaggcgcagaaggaatcgtcagtggagcccggaggcAGAGTCGCGACATCAAACTTCTaaccagacgactgcgtcatcattcatgtattttaaatagactataaaaattatatacaatttaaatttaaataataggctattctgtttctacagcaattatatttttgaaacagcaaattcagtagataaaatttAATATGCCATtataaacaactctaaatcgtcagaaacggtcctgccatctaaaatcaagttcaactaacgttacaagagatcgattgctgtaattagagtaggctatcattagttttgtcctactaattattattttattccccaaaaaataaaaagtaattgccagataacgatcacctgcttttttcctgacatggttaacattaggtgtgttatcttaactaataacatttattaattagcttataacatccatatttaatgttacagaaaaaggttcagtgatccgtcagatcctgtaggtcggttagtacagtttactgctgaacagctcattttgttggtgttaaataacaaagaaatcgaaaattaatagttagttaatacaacttcaatctcccctcgaagctccgacagccctcagacaagctgtcaatcaacttcgaatcatgacgacacgccccatttttatagcatcaaattgctagctaaaatctaaatcatcacaaaaacgaacaattgaatatatatcagcgtgataacaactaccttaaataaccaaaaccatctttcagaaagttttatttgaagcagaatttatttttaagttttcactgaagtctcattcgactgcattgagagggcggggtttatgacctgtactgcatccagccaccagggtgcgatcaaagagcccgcagcttcacttttcaggacgtatgagacacacccgatTGCGCAATGTCAAAATCAAGCTGTCATTTAATTTGCTCTTGGGGGCCCCCTGGTGGCAGCGGGGCCCTAAGCAGCCACTTAGTTTGTTTATAGGCAGGgcccaagcggcaacctcccctagtctctcgtgaagccaatacggaagtgacttaaactgcgacTGGccactagggacaggctccaaaagagagcaaaatctcattgagtcccatgttaaattggccaagtttatagcagaaaaaaaaaaaaaaaaaacttttacaagttggttcaaattgtggttttggtctatactgctaattttgcccttcatgacaactctgaggggggtgaatttttttctaactcattcgtttaaattatattaagccttaaagttctgcataattaagggcgtggtcacttgagtgacaggtagatgccgctgctgtctgtgagccgtcactttacctcagttaattccagccgctgaatttggcatctcagccgtatttgtgctcgattattttatacaattatgaaaaatcgcttgctgcataatattcaaGACTGATGTGtatctgtgtagatgtgcatgcatgctgaagaaacagaacacacattgttggatcgtggcattggctaaaagttttgtttgtgagatttactacaatgacaatggcgggaggatatcaaaatccgacagcactgcttggatattataactaaaactgctgcacttttgttgttgttgtaggaACCGAGGCTTTAGGCCAACCAGCGACCTGCCCTCGTGTGCGGTGGTGGGGACTCTGGCACGGAGTGCTGTGTGTTCACGCTTgatttgagagtgtgtgtgtgtagtgagACCTGTGCATCTGGTGGTAAGATCTTTAGCGATATTGTAGCTAGTCTAGGTAAGCCTTGGTttccctttatttatttttttgtttagtttttttgtcatcCATCTCCATATAAAATATGCCCAGCCTGTTTTAAGATTTGTGCTTGAccattgttgaaataaagtttgtaTTTTGTTATCCACGTCTCAGGCCTCCATATTTGAAACCACGTTCTTGTGTGCCCATTTAAAGGTGACCAATTCATAAACATCTTTCCCTGGTTGACAGGGTGGCATAGTTTatgtagagtttttttttttttgaaataccAAACCGCCACATAGAGGCAGGGTATTTGTTCCAAAAACAATCTGCCAAATGTGggatgagcaatacatttgttactgtatttgtttctttgttaatgttaaaagtACAGCAGtccattgtttgttcatgttagttcacagtgcattaactaaagttaacaaatacaactcttgattttaaaaatcattaatattaacaaagattaataaatgctgtagaactgcagtttattattagttcatgttaactaatgtagttaacaaatgttaattaataaaccttattgtaaagtgttaccaaaatatctATGGCAGTTTTCCCTCATGGTATAAatatcaaaattgtggccagttgAAATGCAGAGTAGCTAGTAACTTTGAAAAACCattagccacagtggctggagAGCAAAAAAGATCATCTGTGGAAGGCGGAGGACCATCCGAATGCAATGATACAATGTTCTACCTCCCTGTCAATGTATGTATTTTCATATCTCTGCACACCCTGCTCGTGCAGACATCACACATCATCAGCGTGTTCATGCTATGCAGAGTTAGAAAGATGTCAGTCATTGAGTGCcttgattaattattcatgacagCACACATTAATTTCCTATGACAGACACTTCAAACAGTGAGGTCGCATACAGTAAGTGAGGGATGATCAATGGATCAAAAACAAGTCTCTTTGACAGCGATGCTTtagaaatatacagagctaccgaaaaaaagttcaaacacaaaatAAGTGCTGTACTTGGATGCTATGCAAGACCATCATGGGTGTTACGCAGAGACTTCTGCTGTCAGGCTGCTTCAAcccatgagtccactccagagtttGCTCCTGTCCAGAGCCCAGCCTTGCGACCTATGAACTTCCTGTCTGCCGTGATGTGACCACAGAGGTTGTCCCTGAGTTTCCTGTTTGCCTTGATGGGAGCATGGAGGTCGTACCTGAATTTCCTGTCTGCCTTGACGTGACTGCAGAGGTTGTATATAAACTTCCTGTTTTCACCTAATCTGCTGTGGTGGTCTCCAGCATCTCTAGATCTGCCCCGGGGGTCTTCAGCTGTGCTGTGGTCATTATCAACTCCACCTACTCAACCTTGGTGGTCCTCAACAACGCCTTGGTGTACTTCAGCCCAGTCTGCTCCACCATAGGGGTCTTCAGTCCCATCTTATCTCCTGATCATTATCTCACTACTCCTGCCTATATGAAACCTGGTTCACTCACTCTTCGCAAAGTATTGATTGTCTGTTTTACAGCAATTCAGATCCTTTGAATTCCTGTTTCTTCCGTGTCTTGGTTTTTGGTTTGTTTCTCTGTTCTCTGGATTATCTGTTTTACCTGTGATCTGGACTGCTCACTTGTGTTTGACTTTTGCCTGTTTGACTTTGATTGTGGAAAACCCCTCAATAAATGCTGCACTGCACTAATctgagatgttccctttcagGGGAACTCGTGCTGTGAAAACAGTGTCTCATTCCCTCTTTGGGAAACTAGTAAAAACTATGCACATGCAtgcatgtaaaaacaaaacaaatctaaaAACAGCACAGCTGCACACAAGATAAGATAagcaaaagttaaaaaaaattaaaaaagagaaAGCAAAATAAGAAAACAATATTGAAAATGGTTTGTCAATAGGTTGGCTTTATAGTTtgctataaaataaaatgacagacTCATTTGTACTGAGAATATTAattactaaaaatgtaattcaaTGATTAAGAATATACAAGACAAAGTAATGTTCTTCCGTGATAAATTTCGCTGGTTGTCAAAgtcataaaaaataatcataaaaataacaatCAGCATATGTTTTATGTATAATGACACTGCTGTAATGAAGTTGTAAGAACTAAATAAATCTCTTATTTGATACATTGatcaaataacatttaaaaagcagAGAACCAAATCTGTTTGTAATCTGCATCCAACCATGACAGCTCTAACAGCTGTTATCTCTAAATCTACACAAACTGTAAGATAATAAACACTAGGAGGAAGACAAGCCCAATAGCAACGGCGACATGATTCAGGGTGCGTGCCGTTTTGGAGTTCTTCTCTGCTAATGCTTGCTGTCCTGAGAAGTTGGCATTTCGAGTCTGTGAAAACAATTATGAAACATTACGTTAACCTTTGTTCTTATTCTGAATTTGTTTGAATGGCACATAGGGGAATTCTCAAATGAGTGGGCAAACTCCTCTTTGTGGATGGGTTTACTTATAGTTCAACATATAATGTTTAATTTCCATTTGATGAAAGGTTTCCATGTTAAACTAAACACTATTTACTTTAACAAgcaaacaaattatattttttatgtttatttattaatggtAAGGTGGGCAATTttggagaggctagcaatagcaaacTATATTGGCAATGACTCTGCAGGCTGCGTTTGAGCATGAAGcaacctcacgaaactgatttcagacagacttctgaggcagcgcaacagtttaatgatctacagcaaaatacaagcaagctttggtgagaactaaacacatatttaaaggtgctacattgcatgcggcgcctgtggagtgtggaaaatTACTGGAGCACGCAGCCGCGCGCGTCTCTCACAAGggacgtcatggcagtgattgacaagccagagggccaatcgtttatgcgatgatcgtgtaaacgattggctgatgtttttatgGCCCTActtcatgcacagatgatgtatattaataatcttcctttcagtgcacctaataaatagtcttttattagttagtaaagacagtttcaagtaatattgcaaaaatttataaaaacaaaactcaaaacctctttagcacctttaattactacagtagtaatttctctctagaaatgacatcagaaGTGGAAAATATaggtcaaaaatgtacattaacaCACAAAAGAAACCACAACTTTCAGATGACATCTTTCTTTAGCTTAACTGTCACCGAATGGATACATCTATGatgccttcaaaaatcaatcagatgaaggtaactcaggagacaggaagtgaagctaacattggattcggacatgccttgaTGCTTTCCAACCATGGAATGCAGCCTCGGAAGgtagcatttttattttttcaaatgcaGCCCTAAGTCTCACTAGATGAGAGATGGCATTAAAtcacctcatgtctcaaagaacataacattaaaattataatgaatgtaaacaacttaaagaGCTCTTACTTGTACCTTACTTGACTGCTTCAGATTCATTTTGgcattgatagtgttgacaTAGAAAAGCATAAATCTCAATCTGAGGAGTCaattagatgctatttacactgaATATTGAATTTTACAGTGAATATAGCAGTAGAGCCTATTCTATTTACAATAAGTGACAATAACAGCATTTTCTCCGGGATAAGCTATTTagactaggtgaaaatagcaatagattctatttacaccatgtaaaaatATCAGTTCTTTTAAAAGCCAGGTCTGCAAGCCTTTCTTGATACTTCTGTGCCACTGAAGATGTTAAAAAATAGTGTTCGTCAACAAGGGAAAATATTTGCGCTTACTGTAAATACAGTCCATTTTTGGCATGCAAGTTTAATCTAACAGCAAAACATGGGAACCCAAAGGAAACATAGGAAATTAGtgggtaaattttttttttttttttttgaaaaacatacTCAAATGGTCCTGCATTGATATCAATGATTTAGACAGAAGTATTAGTATACATATtaataatatgtattttaatatCTGAATTTTAACAATACTCATagtttgtgtgtttataatttttacatatatacagacatttaatttttttgtttatttaataaagtttttttttttggggggggggggggggggggttccaTCTATAAACAGATGTCAGAATAATCCATCCATATTCTCCAAACAACAAAGCagaatgatgaaaaaaaaaaaaatgatctcaTGAGTctcataataataatgataataataataaaattacttCTCCAAAGAACCACAAATTGTTTCATAGAAATTATGTGCCTGTTAAAGGgttatgataaataaataataaatgaagttGATGATTACCTTTTTCTTTACAGATTTGATATTTTAacttctgatttttaatttaacttttgACTTCTGTTATTTATCACATGAACTTCATTTTTGTGGATTTTTATGCAATGTTATGTTTAATTATGCTTATAAAGgtgacagaaattaaataaatagttcATAAATAAATGGAAAGTACATGGACTAATACTTACAGAGCAGGAGAAAACCAGTGCAGCGATGCCCAAAGGTAAGCAGCAGCACAGCATGGTAAAGATGGAATAGCACAAGTAATCTGGCTCTGGATTGGCCAGTGGAGCAGCGGTCACAAAAACTGCAGGCTGCATGGCGACCACGGATTGCCCTGGATATGGCCCTTGGACATAGGGGCCCTGGGGGACTGGCTGGCTTGGAAAGGAGGTCGGGTATCCAGCAGGATTGTCCTGGTATGCTGGTGGTGGTGTAGGCTGCAGAATCCCTGATTTCTCAGATGAATTACAGGCACCTGGGGGCTGATTGTTGGGATCCATTTTCTTGATTATTAGCTTTTGATTTTGATTGTAGTTCCTTTTCTTTTGCTCTGCAGAGACGTATGTATTGCTGTACTCTGGTTCAGACTCTCATATAACTTGCCGATGAACGGCAGCAGCAAATAGGAGGGAAGTTGTAGGTTGTAGGGGAGTGACAAGAACTTTGGCAAATATGGGCAAGAACTGTTCTCATCATACTATGTGACTACAAGAGCCATCTTGTGGTTTCACAATGACCCTGATGAGAGACATGAAACATCTGGAGGAACAGTTGGATTATTTCATCACAACTGAGCACATTTTTTGGACCTTGTGACAGTGAATCTTCTTTTTAAATCAGTTTCCTCATCTATCCTGTCAGCAGTCCATGTCTAGATTCAAAACAAGGTTATAAACTAAACTCTATTATAGAGAGAAAAAGCGTCAACTGTCAAGTGTCAactgacaaatatttaatttgtatgtTCTCACAACACAGTGCGTGTCATCAGTCTATCAGTGTTGTTATGATGCCAATTTTCTGCATGCATGTGTTTTAATTACATGAATACATTAGTCAGACCGATTAATACTGAATCAATCCCAATAGATGCTCATTGTGAATTTTATGAGAATTGAGAccatatttcagtttttcttgaTCGCTAAAACACTATAACCAGGCTTTTTAACTAAAATTTCAAAACCATTTCATAACGCCAAAATTTCATAACGCCATTTATCAAAAAGCACATCCATTTCCCTAAACTATAAACACTATTCCCGTTTTGACACATGAATCAGATTTGTTGACACAAAATTCCCTTAACATCTTATTGCGTACACCATGTGGTCATTTTGAAAGCACTAGCATTCAATACTGTTCATTGAAGTCAGCACAGCTTGAGCTCAGTTAGCACACAGTTCCCCAGATGAAAACACCAAGAGTCAAAATTGAACACAGCTCAATCAGATCCTTCAATAGATGGATAAAAGGGTTAAAATCAGTTCATTGAGTTTTGGAACAACAGATCCACAGAGAAATGAAGGAataggaggaggaggaagaggagaagaagaggaggaggagaagaagaggaggaggaggaggagaagaggaggaggagaagaggaggaggagaagaggaggaggaggtggagAAGGAGGACGAGAACAAAATGAAATTCGAGCCACTTTAACAAGATAATTAATAAGAAACACCTGAACTCAATCTGTAACCAAGGGAACTAAATGATTGTGGGAAAAACTGAACAAAAGGAGGACATGTGACAAATGACAAAAACCGACTAATCcatgaacagaacagaacagggAAACAGATGAAAAACAAAGCCAAAACATGTATAACCCTgacaattatgagataatattaaaaatatcagtaacactttaaaataagattaatttgttaacattagttaatgtattaactaacatgaactaaccaagagcaatacatttgtttctgtatttattaatctttgttaatgttagttaataaaaatgcagcagttcattgtttgttcatgttagttcacagtgcattcaCTTTGTTaacattgttaatgttaacaattacaactcttgattttaataattgatattaataaatgttgaaattaacattaacaaagattaataaattctgTAGCAGTGCGGTTCATTATTAGTTCGTTAACTAAcaaatgttaactaatgaaccttatagtaaagtgttaccaaaatatctatatggcagtttttccccatggtatcgatgtcaaaattgtggccagtgaaaatgcagAGTGGCttgtaactttggaaaaccactagccataGTGGCTGgagagcaaaaaagttaatgttttaaaaactttttcaaCAGCTCTGCTCCATCTTTACATCTTACTGACTGGTGAAGCAGTGCACAATGACAGTTGGGTGAATTCTCCTCTCCACTTCCTGTGAAGTGATGTATCAATGTACCCTTATTCCCTATGCTGTTCGCAGTGCGCTTTGAACTGAACATGTTTGAACTGAACATGAGCATCCTTTGGATTCGAATCTTACTTAATGAAACCCTAAACCAAATTTTCTGAGATTTTAACTGAGTTATATGTTGAACATCATAGAAGTCAATATTACCAACCGTTACCAACAGTATTGTAGGAGAAAACTAGTCAATTGTAAAAGTTTTTGCGCTAAATTCCTCTTTGTGTCAACATCACAG
The Chanodichthys erythropterus isolate Z2021 chromosome 2, ASM2448905v1, whole genome shotgun sequence DNA segment above includes these coding regions:
- the LOC137028060 gene encoding synapse differentiation-inducing gene protein 1-like isoform X1 — its product is MDPNNQPPGACNSSEKSGILQPTPPPAYQDNPAGYPTSFPSQPVPQGPYVQGPYPGQSVVAMQPAVFVTAAPLANPEPDYLCYSIFTMLCCCLPLGIAALVFSCSTRNANYSGQQALAEKNSKMARILNHLAVAVGITIFVLLIISQFVFKE